In the genome of Crassostrea angulata isolate pt1a10 chromosome 6, ASM2561291v2, whole genome shotgun sequence, the window aaattgcacattttttgcctacTTGGCTTAAATGCTTCTTATCcgttatgatatctatcattatcaagtaattttctgctgatttgagaaaaaaatttcaaggtgtagtgagccaccttaaacaaaattttaaaaccacgATTTTTTCGCgaacatgctatgtattactacgcggcgcagccatTACCGTTTGTCGGTTATGCTATGAGACACGCCCATTTTTTGTCgctcattattttattaaaatttttagcttcaaaattgattcgtaatgttaacacagacaaagacagttgaaaatgtaaatatttgattatattGCCAATGAAAGAACAGAATGCAAAGGTAGAGACAAGGTGGTTCCCCGGCCCAGTATAAAGCTTACCatttacatacaatgtataGAACCGCGCTTAAAACTGGCTAAATCTTATTATACCAACTTTTGGTTATTCATGAGGGTTACCAAGCAAGACATTTTACAAGAACAAGGAAAACATTAATTATACAGTGCATCAAAATTCCCAggtcaaaataataaaatccgAAGAACATGTTAAGTCTGATTAGAGCAGAAGTCGATAAGAAACATGAATGTCCTGTTATGTTCGGTCGTTTTCATCGTAGCGATTTTGCAAGTTGGggaggtaagaaaaaaaattcttttgtacTCTTCATTGCTATTTtctagccaaaaaaaaaataggctGAATTtgtcatttagatttttaaaaattattcaatcTCTGCTGTCGTGTAGTGTTCGGACACCTGTTGTAATGATGACAGCGATTGTCCCGAACTCCACTGCTGTGTTAAGCCGCTCAGGGGCAAGCGATCCCTCGCCAGTTGTGGCAATTCCGGCGGCAGATGCACGCGTTACGGGGGTCTAAATCAAGGTACGTCTACAATGTCAATTATCTTCACATCGAATGATTTGGAGGGAAATTGGAAAGTAATGGTCAATAACCATTTTCTTATGAAAATTGGTAGGCTGCCACGTTGGTCACAGATTCACCTGCCCCTGCCTTCCTGGACTTACCTGTGTAGGGACGGGGCTGAGAGAAATCCCCCAGGGAGAAGTCGGGGTTTGCCGAACACGGTCTTACGGCAAGAAATGGCGGTAATCTCTTTTTGCATCATGTACATTTTACACATGCGCGAAGAATATAGCGTATGTTCAACCACCCTCGATTTCTTTCAtgttttgtgtgaaaataattacagattaataaaattaattttagaccaaaaataagtaattgatacatgtagttcagCTGTACTGAAAAAGTATGAATCTACAAAGCTCAATCGTTTTCTCTATATTTGCAGGTACCAACTGGGATAATTCTTCAGATTATTTGACATATCCCGTGAAGAACAgagcaattttatttatttctatgtctttattataaataaataaaaaataaagattagtTTCGACCCGGAAATGTCATATTGTGGCGTAATGTCTTTAGTCAAAATGTAAGAAGTCTTCAACATTTATTTCAGGGGAACGCAACCTTTTTAAAATGGAAAACCgtataaaattaacattttttggcATATCTAAATCGTAGGGTCATTCTTATAATTGTCTTCAGAAGTACAGCGTAATAAATGCGTCATTTTAGCAAGTCTGTTTGTAACTGCAAATAAAGTCGGAAAATActgtacattttcaaaagttataTCAATATAGACAAAATGTTAGCTCGTCTGAAAAAACATTGACGTTCAAAATCTTCTAAGGTGGTATGCATGGGGCACCTGTCGATAtcaatgtggataaaagtacattataatcaaagtagaatttagaattttcaaatcttacaatatttgaccaaaagatgtgttttaacattttttttggaaaggtaataATTATAAAGTCCTACctggatttgaactcatgacttatagtgtcccataccaccttaaagtcAAGATCTGGTAAATGATTCTACAGTGTCTtcttggtgctagaaccattacgatacatgtaattaatttctttttcctGTTCTATAcagctttaaaggaattatgtagaaaacgAGACTGTACGcaatcaaaatatgtttcattagtaaacaagaggcccatgggccacatcgctcacctgaggaacaataggtatgacaaagtcagcttaatggagtcataatacaaacaatctggacaatgtacaataatacatgtagatcctgtataaataaaatccatttccccccatggaactcggatagccctgattgctgccaatatttacaagagcagactttaatcaccgctcctgcacatatataggaaCTCAATGTTACGCAGGCAGTGATGACCGCACACATACGCAACTCAACAGATACCAACGTTtccgccaacagctcaacctaacgtaagcagggagtgccgcatatttgcgctagaaaggcctgaacaccagcagggatgaccatacactagtgctccacCTCAACCACCACCAATGCAAGCAGGTATGACTGCACACTTGTAGTAATGCGATATAGAGCAGGAATGACCGCAAACTTTGTATCAAAGGTTAGAAAACACGGATGTTCACACATTCAATCTATCCacacctgttcaagtttaaccccaaacagtcgctcatcgtaatgcaatagacactgtccctatatatgtgccggcctaa includes:
- the LOC128189741 gene encoding uncharacterized protein LOC128189741, producing the protein MNVLLCSVVFIVAILQVGECSDTCCNDDSDCPELHCCVKPLRGKRSLASCGNSGGRCTRYGGLNQGCHVGHRFTCPCLPGLTCVGTGLREIPQGEVGVCRTRSYGKKWRYQLG